Proteins from a genomic interval of Niabella soli DSM 19437:
- a CDS encoding DUF2291 domain-containing protein — protein sequence MNKLLKYGIGILLVALAVYNSVYIKKLSSVRASPAKLDTKSYVDQLWKNRLPAKLDSAIDINILKNALETVGSKAFDQYTNALAIGNYRYALVKGAAIVDSVHEDELLITLQSTQPLKAILQTEFVYGNTLRDASRLVDLTTFPNTNDLNSISEAMNERVRNQIASEWRPLLKPGTRFEFTGAIELNKEHLHFDNIEIIPVRIKISSDAGR from the coding sequence GTGAATAAATTGCTTAAATATGGAATCGGGATCCTGCTGGTTGCTCTTGCAGTGTATAATTCCGTTTATATTAAAAAACTCAGTAGTGTCCGGGCCTCCCCGGCAAAACTGGATACGAAAAGCTATGTAGATCAATTGTGGAAAAACCGGTTGCCCGCTAAACTGGACAGTGCGATTGATATCAATATATTAAAAAATGCCCTGGAGACCGTTGGTAGCAAGGCTTTTGATCAGTACACCAATGCCCTGGCGATCGGCAATTACCGGTATGCGCTCGTAAAAGGCGCCGCCATTGTAGATAGTGTGCACGAAGATGAACTGTTGATTACCCTACAATCAACGCAACCGCTTAAAGCCATCCTGCAAACCGAATTTGTTTACGGGAATACACTTCGGGATGCTTCGCGATTGGTTGACCTGACGACTTTCCCCAATACCAATGACCTGAACAGTATTTCCGAAGCCATGAATGAAAGAGTGCGCAATCAGATCGCATCGGAATGGCGGCCACTCCTGAAGCCCGGCACCCGGTTCGAATTTACAGGCGCCATAGAATTAAACAAAGAACATCTTCATTTTGATAATATTGAGATCATACCGGTACGCATAAAAATATCCTCCGATGCTGGTCGCTAA